From one Halothece sp. PCC 7418 genomic stretch:
- a CDS encoding ATP-binding protein encodes MGRDVQTWITGEARTGKTTQLVEAFQHWLEQKPSSAAIIFAANHTTRRQLTQQLLRAIGERYPVVVKTPLGFIEDEVTLFSPLWWESLDLNAQFPLRLRSETEQDLALTLWHNKLLEWGLVSGKAENQLVRRILDILQLAGASGTPLKDISGLLHSRLSVEEKAALGEDEAIFEVITQLILQWRDWCLEHGFLTYGLIYYLYGEVLLPNPIYQDHLKRRYRAIFADDVDDYPAIAQDLAKLFIEDQATAVFTFNPSGKVRFGLSADPDVWESLASHCEIISLSASPSHSSRERPPDAIPLILEKVVDPSAFTPLPDCIQHLPPPIIARSQMLRTTAEIIIAAINAGKAKPEDIAIIAPGLDEIARYTLIKLFTQAGIAVSPLNEQRPLMSSALVRSLLTLTCLVYPELGRWIDNSAIAEMLVVLTEHSSHSIDPIRAGLLADSCYQADPSSPRLLDIKTFPRWDRIGYEAQTAYDQLREWIQEYKNQQIAGKTIHLVSFFNQAIQQFLWKGNNLPVADLTSLRELTETAQHYLEVQKRIQNQEGETPNFIQLIKQGTITANPYPLPVFENAFRSGITLSNIFQYRSHRATHPWQFWLDIGSPLWFKQGAANLFASSVFLRNTHHNTTSEMESEEHLQRLLKDLLNRAQEKVYLCQSDLDVNGTEQNGILLSLVHTSTPYTKLGS; translated from the coding sequence ATGGGAAGGGACGTTCAAACTTGGATTACAGGTGAGGCGCGGACGGGAAAAACAACACAGTTGGTGGAAGCCTTTCAGCATTGGCTTGAGCAAAAACCGTCATCTGCAGCCATCATCTTTGCTGCCAATCATACCACTCGCCGACAACTAACTCAGCAATTGCTCCGCGCGATCGGTGAGCGCTATCCAGTGGTGGTGAAAACGCCACTCGGTTTTATTGAAGATGAAGTGACTTTATTTTCACCGTTGTGGTGGGAAAGCCTCGACTTAAACGCACAGTTTCCCCTCAGACTCAGATCGGAAACGGAACAAGATTTAGCGTTAACGCTGTGGCACAATAAGCTATTAGAATGGGGGCTTGTGAGTGGGAAAGCGGAAAATCAGCTAGTTCGCCGTATTCTTGATATTTTACAACTGGCGGGAGCAAGTGGAACACCGCTTAAGGACATTTCAGGTTTATTGCATTCTCGCCTCTCTGTGGAAGAAAAAGCAGCTTTGGGTGAAGATGAAGCAATTTTTGAAGTGATTACTCAACTCATTCTCCAGTGGCGAGACTGGTGTTTGGAACATGGTTTTCTGACTTATGGTTTAATTTATTATCTCTATGGAGAAGTTTTACTTCCTAATCCCATCTATCAAGACCATTTGAAGCGACGGTATAGGGCGATTTTTGCGGATGATGTGGATGATTATCCCGCGATCGCGCAGGATTTGGCAAAATTATTTATAGAGGATCAAGCAACTGCTGTCTTTACTTTTAACCCTAGTGGAAAAGTGCGGTTTGGACTCAGTGCTGATCCTGATGTTTGGGAAAGTCTTGCGAGTCACTGTGAAATCATTTCTCTATCCGCATCTCCTTCTCATTCCAGCAGAGAACGTCCACCTGATGCAATTCCTCTGATTTTAGAAAAAGTGGTTGACCCGAGTGCGTTTACCCCACTCCCTGATTGTATTCAACATCTTCCGCCTCCCATTATTGCGCGTTCCCAAATGTTGCGGACAACCGCCGAAATCATTATCGCAGCTATTAACGCAGGGAAAGCCAAGCCAGAAGACATTGCAATCATCGCCCCTGGTTTAGATGAAATCGCCCGTTATACGCTGATTAAACTCTTTACTCAAGCAGGAATTGCGGTTTCTCCTCTCAACGAACAACGCCCCCTGATGAGTTCTGCTTTAGTTCGTTCTCTGCTCACCCTCACTTGTTTAGTTTATCCTGAATTGGGACGTTGGATTGATAACAGCGCGATCGCGGAAATGTTAGTGGTTTTAACAGAACATTCTTCTCACAGTATAGACCCGATTCGAGCAGGACTACTTGCAGATTCTTGTTACCAAGCTGATCCCAGTTCTCCCCGTTTACTGGATATTAAAACTTTCCCCCGTTGGGATCGCATTGGCTATGAAGCCCAAACCGCTTATGATCAATTGCGAGAATGGATTCAAGAGTATAAAAATCAACAAATCGCTGGTAAAACAATTCATTTGGTCAGCTTTTTTAATCAAGCGATTCAACAATTTCTTTGGAAAGGAAACAATCTTCCTGTGGCTGATTTGACCAGCTTAAGAGAATTAACTGAAACCGCCCAACACTATCTAGAAGTGCAAAAACGAATCCAAAATCAAGAAGGAGAAACGCCAAACTTTATTCAACTGATTAAACAAGGAACAATTACAGCTAATCCTTACCCATTACCCGTCTTTGAAAATGCTTTTCGCTCAGGAATTACTCTCTCTAATATCTTCCAATATCGCTCTCACCGCGCCACTCATCCCTGGCAATTTTGGCTAGATATTGGCTCCCCCTTATGGTTCAAACAAGGAGCAGCAAATTTATTTGCGTCTTCTGTCTTTTTGCGAAACACTCATCACAATACAACTTCAGAAATGGAATCAGAAGAACATCTGCAACGACTCTTAAAAGACTTATTAAATCGAGCGCAAGAAAAAGTTTACTTATGTCAGAGTGATTTAGATGTTAATGGCACGGAACAAAATGGGATATTATTATCTTTAGTTCACACGAGTACACCTTATACAAAGCT
- a CDS encoding proton extrusion protein PcxA: MFRTVKQWFSDPPEKILEQAYRAALMIKVIEDEYFNQQPVKGENASYSEQVVAYFQNEVNQNLEIAKAKLKQFKNTRSFIQWSSQNFPRNKCFKNTSVILEKLNFIESVIFHYEEQRQPKQKTKEKPPLTVDAQETPRRSVKFSYEEKLEKKAVGEKDSERLDENGNISDQTSVLPRSLLRTLNRIKREIDPKSSEAEEEVVKTFRTSRDKTAISIRFLLILIIVPLLTHQITKTFVISPVIEKYFIHEEEQVLFINRDFEEEALMELQHFEETLRFKEILGMKPAMSDEEMEKKVKEKAVEIAHEYRHRSTNAIENIIADFLSVIAFGAVIYFSKEQIAVLKSFIDEFIYGLSDSAKAFIIILSTDMFVGYHSPHGWEVILEEIGRHFGLPESREFNFLFIATFPVILDTIFKYWIFRYLNRISPSAVATYRNMNE, from the coding sequence GTGTTTCGTACCGTAAAGCAATGGTTTTCTGATCCACCCGAGAAAATTTTAGAGCAAGCCTACCGCGCTGCTTTAATGATTAAAGTCATTGAAGATGAATATTTTAATCAGCAACCTGTCAAGGGGGAGAATGCGTCTTATTCTGAACAAGTGGTTGCTTACTTTCAAAATGAAGTGAACCAAAACTTGGAGATTGCAAAAGCTAAGCTCAAACAGTTTAAAAATACCCGATCTTTTATTCAATGGTCATCACAAAACTTCCCGCGCAATAAATGCTTTAAAAATACGTCTGTTATTTTAGAAAAACTAAACTTTATTGAGTCAGTTATTTTTCATTATGAAGAACAACGCCAGCCTAAACAAAAGACAAAAGAGAAACCACCATTAACAGTTGATGCTCAAGAGACACCGCGACGTTCCGTGAAGTTTTCTTATGAAGAAAAATTAGAAAAGAAAGCTGTCGGGGAAAAAGACTCAGAGAGACTGGATGAAAATGGTAATATTTCTGACCAAACCAGCGTTTTACCGCGATCGCTGCTGAGAACTTTAAACCGAATTAAACGAGAAATTGATCCGAAATCTTCTGAAGCTGAAGAAGAAGTGGTTAAAACCTTTCGTACTTCTCGGGATAAAACTGCGATTTCTATCCGCTTTTTACTGATTTTAATTATTGTTCCCTTACTCACCCACCAAATCACAAAAACCTTTGTTATCTCACCTGTTATTGAAAAATATTTTATTCATGAGGAAGAACAAGTTTTATTTATTAATCGGGATTTTGAAGAAGAAGCCCTCATGGAACTCCAGCATTTTGAAGAAACACTGCGCTTCAAAGAAATACTAGGAATGAAACCAGCAATGTCGGATGAGGAGATGGAAAAAAAGGTAAAAGAAAAAGCTGTAGAAATTGCCCATGAATATCGTCACCGTAGCACCAACGCCATTGAAAACATTATTGCTGATTTTTTGTCGGTCATTGCATTTGGGGCGGTAATTTATTTTAGTAAAGAACAGATTGCAGTTCTCAAATCATTTATTGATGAATTTATTTATGGCTTAAGTGATTCTGCGAAAGCGTTTATTATTATTCTTTCTACTGATATGTTCGTGGGGTATCACTCTCCTCATGGTTGGGAAGTAATCCTCGAAGAAATTGGACGACATTTCGGTTTACCTGAAAGCCGAGAATTTAACTTTTTGTTTATTGCCACCTTTCCTGTTATTTTAGATACAATTTTCAAATATTGGATTTTCCGCTATCTCAATCGAATTTCTCCCTCTGCGGTTGCAACATATCGTAACATGAATGAGTGA
- the gshA gene encoding glutamate--cysteine ligase, with protein sequence MLLCKGFEVEMYTGRPDGTIVGLSDRIVRDLQGFVREPDSRNVEYTTAPLCCYDRLLCALVRPRVQLRQYLKTQGDYTLIPGSTLALGGSDRFYRSDPQNPYHEYIEKTYGTKVVTASIHINVGFEDMEKLMQACRLIRLEAPLYLALSASSPFLDGKPTGYHSTRWAVFPQTPSYVPLFEDHAHHIRWVNQQLDQETMQNVRHLWLSVRPNGEHRPYHLNRLELRICDLIVDPIALLAVTALLEARLTQMLLTPDLDPLQQSQLPVQTRAEDLVAIAYENEQAVARKSLAAELRHWQDGRPIIAEDWIKDIYHQVHPIAKAKGFSCFLSPIQKILREGNTAQQWLREYEKGTSVTDIITKGIENMTQEEAELEDKLCQPLTV encoded by the coding sequence GTGCTACTCTGCAAAGGCTTTGAAGTTGAAATGTACACGGGAAGACCAGATGGCACCATTGTCGGTCTTTCGGATCGGATTGTAAGAGATTTACAGGGGTTTGTGCGCGAACCAGATAGCCGAAACGTTGAATATACAACGGCTCCTTTGTGTTGTTATGATCGGCTTCTCTGTGCCTTAGTGCGTCCCCGTGTGCAGTTGCGCCAATACTTAAAAACGCAGGGGGATTACACGCTGATTCCGGGTAGTACATTAGCGTTAGGGGGCAGCGATCGCTTCTATCGCTCGGATCCGCAAAATCCCTATCATGAGTATATTGAAAAAACTTATGGGACAAAAGTGGTTACCGCCAGCATTCATATTAATGTCGGGTTTGAAGATATGGAAAAACTGATGCAAGCCTGTCGCCTGATTCGCTTGGAAGCCCCCTTATATTTAGCTCTGAGTGCTTCTTCGCCGTTTCTTGATGGTAAACCCACAGGCTATCACTCGACGCGCTGGGCTGTGTTTCCCCAAACCCCGTCTTATGTTCCGTTGTTTGAAGATCATGCTCATCATATCCGTTGGGTGAATCAGCAATTGGATCAAGAAACAATGCAGAATGTGCGTCACCTTTGGTTGTCGGTACGCCCCAATGGGGAACATCGTCCTTACCATTTAAATCGGTTGGAGTTACGGATTTGTGATTTGATAGTGGATCCGATCGCGCTGCTTGCTGTAACCGCACTCTTAGAAGCCCGTTTAACTCAAATGTTACTCACTCCCGATTTAGATCCCTTGCAACAAAGTCAGTTACCAGTCCAAACTCGTGCCGAAGATCTCGTCGCGATCGCGTATGAAAATGAACAAGCAGTCGCCCGCAAAAGCCTCGCTGCGGAGTTGCGCCACTGGCAAGATGGACGACCGATTATTGCAGAAGACTGGATTAAAGATATTTATCACCAAGTGCATCCCATTGCCAAAGCCAAAGGATTTAGCTGTTTCCTCTCCCCGATTCAAAAGATCTTACGAGAAGGGAACACCGCTCAACAATGGCTGCGAGAATACGAAAAAGGTACAAGTGTAACAGATATTATCACCAAAGGGATTGAGAATATGACACAGGAAGAAGCCGAATTAGAAGATAAACTTTGTCAACCTCTGACCGTATAA
- the pap gene encoding polyphosphate:AMP phosphotransferase has translation MLNRLDLSLSLDRAVYREKMETLMHQLRSLHTECWQKRLTLIIVLEGWAAAGKGTMVKKLATCMDPRGFVLHPIVAPTPEEEKYPFLWRFWQRLPQQGNVAVFYHSWYTHVLEDRLLQKVAPEQVYPRLEAINSFERELKRDRVGIAKFWIHLSQKELKKRLKKCANDPLDAWRVRPEDWQQHKYYQQYTALAEEMISHTSTSAVPWTLIAGDCKRWARVQLLSGIADQLASLLDHQALTLPFQIPPPNLLSVAETPNYLSQVDLTESFSKKTYKKQLKQQQIELRKLQRSIYENQLPVLALFEGWDAAGKGGAIKRFTEVLDPRSYQVHPFAAPTDEENAHHYLWRFWRKLPPAGTIGIFDRSWYGRVLVERVEGFASDIEWQRAYDEINELETQLIDRGYVLLKFWLHIDPDEQLKRFQNRQADPFKQHKITAEDWRNREKWDLYETAVNQMIAHTETAAPWTIIPANDKYYARVKVIETLTSAIQEKLISA, from the coding sequence ATGCTGAATCGACTTGATTTATCCCTCTCTCTGGATCGCGCTGTCTATCGGGAAAAAATGGAGACTCTCATGCACCAGCTGCGATCGCTGCATACGGAATGCTGGCAAAAACGCCTAACCTTAATCATTGTTTTGGAAGGTTGGGCAGCAGCGGGAAAAGGAACCATGGTCAAAAAACTTGCCACCTGTATGGATCCTCGGGGCTTTGTCCTCCATCCCATTGTTGCCCCCACCCCCGAAGAAGAAAAATATCCTTTCTTATGGCGATTTTGGCAGCGCTTACCCCAGCAAGGGAATGTTGCGGTTTTCTACCATAGTTGGTACACCCATGTTTTAGAGGATCGCTTATTGCAAAAAGTTGCCCCAGAGCAAGTATATCCGCGCCTTGAGGCGATTAATAGCTTTGAAAGAGAATTGAAGCGCGATCGCGTGGGAATTGCCAAATTTTGGATTCATCTCAGTCAAAAAGAACTGAAAAAACGCCTCAAAAAATGCGCGAACGATCCCCTCGATGCGTGGCGTGTCCGTCCAGAAGATTGGCAACAACACAAATATTACCAACAATATACGGCTCTTGCTGAAGAGATGATCAGCCATACTAGCACCAGTGCTGTTCCCTGGACACTGATTGCTGGAGACTGTAAACGTTGGGCGCGAGTGCAACTCCTAAGCGGAATTGCGGATCAATTAGCATCACTATTAGACCATCAAGCCCTAACCCTTCCCTTTCAAATTCCTCCTCCCAATCTTCTTTCGGTTGCAGAAACCCCCAATTATCTCTCGCAAGTTGATCTGACGGAAAGTTTCTCCAAAAAAACCTATAAAAAGCAGTTAAAACAGCAACAAATTGAACTGCGTAAGTTACAACGTAGTATTTATGAAAACCAGCTTCCGGTTCTCGCCTTATTTGAAGGATGGGATGCTGCGGGGAAAGGAGGCGCAATTAAACGCTTCACTGAAGTTCTTGATCCGCGAAGTTATCAAGTCCATCCCTTTGCTGCACCGACAGACGAAGAAAACGCCCATCATTACCTCTGGCGATTTTGGCGGAAACTCCCTCCAGCAGGAACGATTGGTATTTTTGATCGCAGTTGGTATGGACGAGTGTTAGTGGAACGGGTCGAGGGATTTGCCAGTGACATAGAATGGCAACGGGCGTATGATGAAATCAACGAATTGGAAACGCAACTGATTGATCGCGGATATGTTTTGCTCAAATTTTGGTTACACATTGATCCCGATGAACAATTAAAGCGGTTTCAAAACCGACAAGCCGATCCCTTTAAGCAACACAAAATTACAGCAGAAGACTGGCGCAATCGAGAAAAATGGGATTTATATGAAACTGCGGTGAATCAAATGATTGCCCATACGGAAACCGCAGCCCCTTGGACAATTATTCCTGCGAATGACAAATATTATGCCCGTGTGAAGGTGATTGAAACCTTAACCAGTGCTATCCAAGAGAAGCTGATTTCAGCCTAG
- a CDS encoding folate-binding protein YgfZ, producing the protein MSRHSEEKHIARNNVGLYPHSHSGIIELTGEDRLQFLHNQTTNDIKNLKAGQGCEAVFVNSTGRTLDLATVYVTEEKIFLLVSAARTQFLMEWMDRYLFPMDRVSLKNVSEVYSVSSLMGEKSPALMEQLGATINLDQPFATHEMTTINEIPVRVAVGTELAIVGYTLIVASEQGSVLQETLTEAGAVMISEAVWDELSLEQGRPLPDYELTEDYNPLEAGLWKAISFDKGCYIGQETIARLHTYQGVKQRLWGLHLSQPVDPETPITLDGKKVGKLTRLLETEDGVKGLGYIRTKAGGEGLNVNIGDAEAKVIAVPFLTHPQ; encoded by the coding sequence ATGAGTCGTCATTCAGAAGAAAAACACATTGCACGAAACAACGTAGGACTTTATCCACACTCTCACAGTGGAATTATTGAGTTAACTGGAGAAGATCGGTTGCAGTTTCTCCATAATCAAACCACAAATGACATTAAAAACTTAAAAGCGGGTCAAGGGTGCGAAGCCGTTTTTGTCAATTCTACGGGTCGAACGCTGGATCTGGCTACCGTTTATGTTACCGAAGAAAAGATTTTCTTACTGGTTTCTGCTGCGCGGACACAATTTTTAATGGAATGGATGGATCGATATTTGTTCCCTATGGATCGGGTGAGTTTAAAGAATGTTTCTGAAGTCTATTCCGTGTCTAGCCTCATGGGGGAAAAAAGCCCCGCTTTGATGGAACAGTTAGGAGCAACGATTAACCTTGATCAGCCTTTTGCAACTCATGAAATGACAACGATTAATGAGATTCCAGTTCGCGTTGCTGTGGGAACAGAACTTGCTATCGTTGGATATACGCTGATTGTTGCTTCTGAACAAGGGTCAGTGTTGCAAGAAACCTTAACTGAAGCTGGTGCTGTGATGATTTCGGAAGCGGTTTGGGATGAACTCAGTTTAGAACAAGGAAGACCCCTTCCCGACTACGAACTCACTGAAGATTATAACCCCCTTGAAGCTGGACTTTGGAAGGCGATTTCTTTTGATAAAGGCTGCTACATTGGTCAAGAAACGATCGCGCGTCTCCATACCTATCAAGGGGTCAAACAACGGCTATGGGGACTCCATTTATCGCAACCGGTTGATCCAGAAACCCCGATCACTCTCGACGGAAAAAAGGTGGGAAAACTCACTCGTCTTCTCGAAACCGAGGACGGGGTGAAAGGTTTAGGTTATATTCGCACGAAAGCGGGAGGAGAAGGGTTAAACGTAAACATTGGAGACGCAGAAGCCAAAGTAATTGCAGTTCCCTTTCTGACCCATCCCCAGTAA